One Pantanalinema sp. DNA segment encodes these proteins:
- a CDS encoding PspC domain-containing protein, giving the protein MSSDVDRPRRLYRSTNDRIVSGLCGGLADYMRIDAAWVRLALVLAVLLGMGAPILLYLIGWVVIPGNPQPSDLSPNRLHRSSRERMIAGVCGGLAETYGVDPTLVRLGMALLLVACGVAVPLYLTAWLILPLQDQPPGQSLIER; this is encoded by the coding sequence ATGTCCAGCGACGTCGACCGTCCGCGCCGCCTCTACCGCTCCACCAACGACCGCATCGTGTCGGGCCTGTGCGGCGGCCTCGCCGACTACATGCGCATCGACGCGGCCTGGGTGCGCCTTGCGCTGGTGCTCGCCGTCCTGCTCGGGATGGGGGCGCCCATCCTGCTCTACCTGATCGGCTGGGTGGTGATCCCCGGCAATCCCCAGCCGAGCGACCTTTCACCCAACCGCCTGCACCGCTCCAGCCGCGAGCGCATGATCGCTGGGGTCTGCGGTGGCCTCGCCGAGACCTACGGGGTCGACCCGACGCTCGTGCGCCTGGGCATGGCGCTCTTGCTCGTCGCCTGCGGGGTGGCCGTCCCCCTCTACCTCACGGCCTGGCTCATCCTGCCCCTGCAGGACCAGCCCCCCGGCCAATCCTTGATCGAGCGGTGA
- the lspA gene encoding signal peptidase II, with amino-acid sequence MKAPIERKTPYETFTFYLLALSTLLLDQFAKFGIVAALALGHSRPLIDGFLHLTYVRNFGAAFSLFWGHAAPLSLVAAGIALAVVVYQHRCKPQAPLMVCSLGLLLGGALGNFVDRLVFGYVRDMIDLRWQGANVWPIFNVADMAVMAGVALMLLHTHLASREALRSAD; translated from the coding sequence ATGAAAGCACCTATCGAACGGAAGACCCCGTACGAGACCTTCACCTTCTACCTCCTGGCGCTTTCGACCCTGTTGCTGGACCAGTTCGCCAAGTTCGGCATCGTGGCGGCTCTCGCACTCGGCCATTCTCGCCCGCTGATCGATGGCTTCCTTCACCTGACCTACGTCCGCAACTTCGGGGCCGCCTTCAGCCTGTTCTGGGGGCATGCCGCTCCGCTGAGCCTCGTGGCTGCAGGGATCGCCCTTGCCGTGGTCGTCTATCAACATCGCTGCAAGCCGCAAGCCCCGCTCATGGTGTGCAGCCTGGGCCTCTTGCTCGGTGGCGCGCTCGGCAACTTCGTCGATCGCCTCGTCTTCGGCTACGTGCGCGACATGATCGACCTGCGCTGGCAGGGAGCGAACGTCTGGCCCATCTTCAACGTGGCCGACATGGCCGTGATGGCGGGCGTTGCCCTCATGCTGCTGCACACTCACCTGGCGTCTCGAGAGGCGCTGCGTTCCGCTGACTGA
- a CDS encoding patatin-like phospholipase family protein, protein MGKTALVLSGGGLKGAYEAGVLRTLAEAGIVPDVIVGVSAGALNGAYVASMVAEGAFTPQRLDEFLVQLWATRATLEDFFYTAEGEFAPGSLGEASVQRIFHRIGIDPFKKISWIKVGLDALLAMRELAFGRFTSICSHGFIKEMLESYLLPPDRLVHPVTFSIAVSDLLGTTFLEKDQIATRHCHYETFRLAEPLDEAAAREQYAWMRSVIMASCSVPTVFPATKMHLTGQERPGLYLDGGMVENSPITQAIELDPEVDTVFVVMAATVVGEPSREPATFVQMIGRVFSIIAGRYLIQNFHDVRLVNERILAMRQVLDRDRDGEILRSARNDLLCRAAGFNDVTSFLKKRYVRLVPIGPTTPLPGGMFSALYYPELKRVYLDRGVEDGRAALAAFSSPSPVALPRSPGAGLYGSTW, encoded by the coding sequence ATGGGAAAGACGGCCCTGGTCCTGAGCGGCGGCGGCCTCAAGGGGGCCTACGAGGCGGGAGTCCTGCGGACGCTCGCCGAGGCCGGGATCGTCCCGGACGTGATCGTGGGCGTCTCGGCGGGGGCCCTCAACGGCGCCTACGTCGCCAGCATGGTCGCCGAGGGCGCGTTCACCCCGCAGCGGCTCGACGAGTTCCTGGTCCAGCTCTGGGCGACCCGCGCGACCCTCGAGGACTTCTTCTACACCGCCGAGGGCGAGTTCGCCCCGGGAAGCCTGGGCGAGGCCTCGGTCCAGCGCATCTTCCACCGCATCGGCATCGACCCCTTCAAGAAGATCTCCTGGATCAAGGTGGGCCTGGACGCGCTGTTGGCCATGCGGGAGCTCGCGTTCGGGCGCTTCACCTCGATCTGCTCCCACGGCTTCATCAAGGAGATGCTCGAGAGCTATCTCCTGCCGCCCGACCGGCTGGTCCACCCGGTCACCTTCTCGATCGCGGTGTCGGACCTTTTGGGCACCACCTTCCTCGAGAAGGACCAGATCGCCACCCGCCACTGCCACTACGAGACCTTTCGGCTGGCCGAGCCCCTCGACGAGGCGGCGGCCCGCGAGCAGTACGCCTGGATGCGCTCGGTGATCATGGCCTCGTGCAGCGTGCCGACGGTCTTCCCCGCCACCAAGATGCACCTGACGGGCCAGGAGCGCCCCGGCCTCTACCTGGACGGCGGGATGGTCGAGAACAGCCCCATCACCCAGGCCATCGAGCTCGATCCCGAGGTGGACACGGTCTTCGTGGTGATGGCGGCCACGGTGGTCGGCGAGCCGTCCCGGGAGCCCGCGACCTTCGTCCAGATGATCGGCCGGGTGTTCTCGATCATCGCCGGGCGCTACTTGATCCAGAACTTCCACGACGTGCGCCTCGTGAACGAGCGGATCCTCGCCATGCGCCAGGTGCTGGATCGCGACCGCGACGGCGAGATCCTGCGCTCGGCGCGCAACGACCTCCTGTGCCGGGCGGCGGGGTTCAACGACGTGACGAGCTTTCTCAAGAAGCGCTACGTGCGGCTGGTGCCCATCGGCCCCACCACCCCTTTGCCCGGCGGCATGTTCTCGGCGCTGTACTACCCCGAGCTCAAGCGCGTCTACCTGGATCGCGGCGTCGAGGACGGGCGCGCGGCGCTTGCGGCCTTCTCCTCCCCGAGCCCGGTGGCGCTTCCTCGGAGCCCCGGAGCGGGGCTCTACGGCTCCACGTGGTAG
- a CDS encoding DUF1343 domain-containing protein, translating to MALISECRRAIALAVLLAAAALPARAQAPVRAGIDVLLAEAPPALVGKRIGLITNRSAVDARGVSDIDRLHADRRFSLTRLFAPEHGLRADRQGDIVDGKDTVTGLPVVSLYGPVKKPTRAMLEGLDALVFDIQDVGARFYTYHSTMALAMQAAKEAGLPFVVLDRPNPINGKAVEGAVLDAKLASFVGYYPIPVRHGMTMGELARLYNGAFGIQASLSVVPVQGWKRGMWFDQTALPWVNPSPAMKTPLTATLYPGICLFEATNVDCRVGDRPFEKVGAPWIDPEAYARALREHALPGVAFVPFREGAVSGVEVKVSDREAFQAVKTGLVMVAEVRRLYPDRLRIEAKGFDRMTGASWIRERLLALEAPEAIAAAWEDQTRAFERLRAPYLLYR from the coding sequence ATGGCTTTGATTTCCGAGTGCCGGCGCGCGATCGCCCTGGCGGTCCTGCTGGCGGCCGCGGCGCTGCCCGCCCGGGCGCAGGCCCCCGTGCGCGCCGGCATCGACGTCCTGCTCGCCGAGGCGCCCCCGGCGCTGGTCGGCAAGCGCATCGGGCTCATCACCAACCGCAGCGCGGTGGATGCCCGAGGGGTCAGCGACATCGATCGCCTCCATGCCGACAGGCGCTTCTCGCTGACGCGCCTCTTCGCCCCCGAGCACGGCCTGCGAGCCGATCGGCAGGGGGACATCGTGGACGGCAAGGACACGGTCACGGGCCTTCCGGTCGTCAGCCTGTACGGCCCGGTCAAGAAACCCACCCGGGCCATGCTCGAGGGGCTCGACGCCCTGGTCTTCGACATCCAGGACGTGGGGGCGCGCTTCTACACCTACCACTCCACCATGGCGCTCGCCATGCAGGCCGCCAAGGAGGCCGGGCTCCCGTTCGTCGTGCTGGACCGGCCGAACCCCATCAACGGGAAGGCCGTCGAGGGGGCCGTCCTGGACGCGAAGCTCGCCTCTTTCGTCGGGTACTACCCCATCCCCGTTCGCCACGGCATGACCATGGGCGAGCTCGCGCGGCTCTACAACGGGGCCTTCGGGATCCAGGCCTCGCTCTCGGTGGTGCCGGTGCAGGGCTGGAAACGCGGCATGTGGTTCGACCAGACGGCCTTGCCCTGGGTCAACCCGTCGCCCGCCATGAAGACGCCCCTCACGGCGACCCTCTACCCGGGCATCTGCCTCTTCGAGGCGACCAACGTCGATTGCCGGGTGGGCGATCGCCCCTTCGAGAAGGTCGGGGCCCCCTGGATCGACCCCGAGGCCTACGCCCGCGCCCTGCGCGAGCACGCCCTGCCGGGGGTGGCCTTCGTCCCCTTCCGCGAGGGCGCGGTGTCGGGGGTCGAGGTCAAGGTGAGCGATCGCGAGGCCTTCCAGGCCGTGAAGACCGGCCTGGTGATGGTCGCCGAGGTCCGCCGCCTCTACCCGGATCGCCTTCGCATCGAGGCCAAGGGCTTCGATCGCATGACCGGCGCGAGCTGGATCCGCGAGCGCCTGCTCGCGCTCGAGGCCCCCGAGGCGATCGCGGCGGCCTGGGAGGACCAGACGCGCGCGTTCGAGCGGCTGCGCGCCCCGTATCTCCTGTACCGGTAG
- a CDS encoding septum formation initiator family protein, which produces MARRQRIAPPVDPGSSRSTQLILWVVVVYASVNLAHLVVQEYRLLYQGHVLNQERILTEEKARKLKEAIEFARTPEGVERLARKNLGMARPGEQPVRFVGPKEGENTL; this is translated from the coding sequence GTGGCCAGGCGACAAAGGATAGCCCCGCCGGTCGATCCCGGCTCCAGTCGCTCGACGCAATTGATCCTCTGGGTGGTGGTCGTCTACGCAAGCGTGAACCTGGCACACCTCGTGGTCCAGGAGTACCGCCTGCTCTACCAGGGCCACGTCTTGAACCAGGAGCGGATCCTCACCGAGGAGAAGGCCCGCAAGCTCAAGGAGGCGATCGAGTTCGCCCGCACCCCCGAGGGGGTGGAGCGCCTCGCCCGCAAGAACCTCGGCATGGCCCGGCCGGGCGAGCAGCCGGTCCGCTTCGTCGGCCCGAAGGAGGGCGAGAACACGCTTTAG
- a CDS encoding WbuC family cupin fold metalloprotein, producing the protein MSEKLEFTGPLRPIDREAVAFAQARAGASERNRAITRYHDHHEPVQRMLNAVDPASYVRPHRHADPAKVEVFVALTGRAVVLTFDDQGEIRSTLEIAPGGPCWGVEIPPGTWHSLLALEPGTVLYEVIEGAYQPASHKDYAPWAPAEGSEEGRRYLEELRARLSGVE; encoded by the coding sequence TTGTCGGAGAAGCTGGAGTTCACGGGCCCCCTGCGCCCGATCGATCGAGAGGCCGTGGCCTTCGCCCAGGCCCGCGCCGGGGCCTCCGAGCGCAACCGGGCGATCACCCGCTACCACGACCACCACGAGCCGGTGCAGCGCATGCTCAACGCGGTGGACCCCGCCTCGTACGTGCGGCCCCACCGCCACGCCGACCCCGCCAAGGTCGAGGTCTTCGTGGCCCTCACGGGCCGCGCGGTGGTCCTGACCTTCGACGACCAGGGCGAGATCCGCAGCACGCTCGAGATCGCTCCGGGCGGCCCCTGCTGGGGCGTCGAGATCCCGCCCGGCACCTGGCACAGCCTCTTGGCGCTCGAGCCCGGGACGGTCCTCTACGAGGTCATCGAGGGGGCGTACCAGCCGGCCAGCCACAAGGACTACGCCCCATGGGCCCCCGCCGAGGGGTCCGAGGAGGGGCGGCGCTACCTGGAGGAGCTGCGCGCGCGCCTTTCGGGGGTAGAATGA
- the nrdR gene encoding transcriptional regulator NrdR translates to MRCPMCNSPDSRVLESRLIEEDTTLRRRRDCAGCGKRFTTYERVETAPLMIAKRDGTREPFDPRKLATGLMRACVKSDVSVEAIERIVAEIESDLHKRHTREVPSQEIGEMTLARLRDLDEVAYVRFASVYRNFTGIEDFIHELKTLQATALTR, encoded by the coding sequence ATGCGCTGCCCCATGTGCAACTCGCCCGACAGCCGGGTCCTCGAGAGCCGCCTGATCGAGGAAGACACCACCCTCCGGCGACGCCGGGACTGCGCCGGCTGCGGCAAGCGCTTCACCACTTACGAGCGGGTGGAGACCGCCCCTTTGATGATCGCCAAGCGCGACGGGACGCGCGAGCCCTTCGACCCGCGCAAGCTCGCCACCGGCCTGATGCGCGCCTGCGTCAAATCCGACGTCTCGGTCGAGGCCATCGAGCGCATCGTCGCCGAGATCGAGTCCGACCTGCACAAGCGCCACACCCGCGAGGTACCCTCCCAGGAGATCGGCGAGATGACGCTCGCGCGACTGCGCGACCTGGACGAGGTCGCCTACGTCCGCTTCGCCTCGGTCTACCGCAACTTCACCGGCATCGAGGACTTCATCCACGAGCTCAAGACGCTCCAGGCCACCGCCCTGACGCGCTAG
- a CDS encoding cyclic nucleotide-binding domain-containing protein codes for MRKVLFILGELNEQDLDWLATSGSPRAIAPGQSIIRQGRVIDSMFIVLRGAFCVAIEGQEDKPLAVLGAGEIVGEMSLVDHGAPSATVRALADSHVLELPRAELELKLKQDVGFAARFHRALAVFLSDRLRSTFQALGDGASISLDEHVLEDREVDPAVLDKVALAGLRFDTMLRRLLPE; via the coding sequence GTGCGCAAGGTGCTCTTCATCCTGGGGGAACTGAACGAACAGGATCTCGACTGGTTGGCGACCAGCGGCTCGCCCCGGGCGATCGCTCCCGGCCAGTCAATCATCCGTCAGGGGCGGGTGATCGACTCGATGTTCATCGTCCTGCGGGGGGCGTTCTGCGTGGCGATCGAGGGCCAGGAGGACAAGCCGCTGGCCGTGCTCGGGGCCGGCGAGATCGTCGGCGAGATGTCCCTGGTGGACCACGGAGCGCCGTCGGCCACGGTGCGGGCGCTCGCGGACAGCCACGTGCTGGAGCTCCCGCGCGCTGAGCTCGAGCTGAAGCTGAAGCAAGACGTCGGGTTCGCCGCACGCTTCCACCGGGCGCTCGCGGTCTTTCTGTCCGATCGCCTGCGGAGCACCTTCCAGGCGCTGGGCGACGGGGCCTCGATCTCGCTCGACGAGCACGTCCTGGAGGACCGCGAGGTGGATCCCGCCGTGCTCGACAAGGTCGCCCTGGCGGGCCTGCGCTTCGACACCATGCTCCGGCGCCTCCTTCCGGAATAA
- the nrdD gene encoding anaerobic ribonucleoside-triphosphate reductase: protein MTASSAPEQIKKRDGRVVAFDREKIVSAILKATSAVHGGDRPEAEALAARVVATLEGASPRELPTVERIQDAIEKVLIDEGQARSARAFILYRGRRSRIREAKTELMDAVEEILAEVEKGEPAVASSPSEKLLRIGATASKEFYLKRLLPEEMADAHLRGDLHIQDLEHYAKAPNSFVIPLDRLLAEGYRTPHGRVRAPKRAHSAASVAALALQAAQSDCFGGQVFDRFDTALSLALPAETTDHELGQAMEGLIYNLNMLHSRNGGQVPYSTLTFGADPSPMARRVARALLDAYEAGLGRGEPAVYPNLVFLHRSGLNATEGDPNFDLLHRALEVASTRMQPTFAFLDAPFNRDEGGAVTYLSGCARIGFDRFGHLDTAGRGAIATVTLNLVRAALRARRDGLAFEALLERQAKLAIRTLHHRYEVLSTLKAHELPFLMGEGLYAEAEGLDAQEAIAKALRHGHLALGFIGLAEALKVLEGAHHGESAAAQDRGLGVVSLLRRLVDEASEELDLNVVLYAQQAERTAGRFPMLDQGDFGRVAGVTDKGYYTSAFSLPADCAVSAANKIALEAPYHALCNGGHLTSIAFDAPVQDASALGALVARMNEAGLGHGAVSFPVDHCASCGHSGVIPADCPECRAASGTIRRVRRVAGYLESLDRVHPGKLAELAVLATHCDGSL from the coding sequence ATGACCGCTTCGAGCGCCCCGGAACAGATCAAGAAGCGCGACGGCCGGGTCGTCGCCTTCGACCGCGAGAAGATCGTCTCGGCGATCCTCAAGGCCACCAGCGCCGTCCACGGGGGCGATCGCCCCGAGGCCGAGGCCCTCGCGGCCCGGGTGGTCGCGACCCTCGAGGGCGCCTCGCCACGCGAGCTGCCCACCGTCGAGCGGATCCAGGACGCCATCGAGAAGGTCCTCATCGACGAGGGCCAGGCCCGCAGCGCCCGGGCCTTCATCCTCTACCGGGGCCGCCGCAGCCGGATCCGCGAGGCCAAGACCGAGCTGATGGACGCGGTCGAGGAGATCCTCGCCGAGGTGGAGAAGGGCGAGCCGGCCGTCGCGAGCTCCCCCAGCGAGAAGCTGCTGCGCATCGGCGCCACCGCGAGCAAGGAGTTCTACCTCAAGCGCCTCTTGCCCGAGGAGATGGCCGACGCCCACCTGAGAGGCGACCTGCACATCCAGGACCTCGAGCACTACGCCAAGGCCCCCAACTCCTTCGTGATCCCCCTCGATCGGCTCTTGGCCGAGGGCTATCGCACCCCCCACGGGCGGGTGCGCGCGCCCAAGCGCGCCCACTCGGCCGCATCCGTGGCGGCGCTCGCCCTCCAGGCCGCCCAGAGCGACTGCTTCGGAGGCCAGGTCTTCGATCGCTTCGACACGGCGCTCTCGCTGGCGCTGCCGGCCGAGACCACGGACCACGAGCTGGGGCAGGCCATGGAGGGGCTGATCTACAACCTCAACATGCTCCACAGCCGCAACGGCGGCCAGGTGCCCTACTCGACCCTGACCTTCGGCGCGGACCCGAGCCCCATGGCGCGGCGCGTCGCGCGCGCCCTGCTCGATGCCTACGAGGCGGGCCTCGGGCGCGGGGAGCCCGCGGTCTACCCCAACCTGGTCTTCCTGCACCGATCGGGCCTCAACGCCACGGAGGGCGACCCCAACTTCGACCTCCTGCACCGCGCCCTCGAGGTGGCGAGCACGCGCATGCAGCCGACCTTCGCCTTTTTGGACGCGCCCTTCAACCGCGACGAGGGCGGCGCCGTCACCTACCTGAGCGGCTGCGCGCGGATCGGTTTCGATCGCTTCGGCCACCTCGATACCGCCGGGCGCGGCGCGATCGCGACCGTCACCCTCAACCTGGTGCGCGCGGCCCTGCGCGCGAGGCGCGACGGGCTGGCCTTCGAAGCGCTGCTCGAGCGGCAGGCGAAGCTCGCCATCCGCACCCTTCACCACCGCTACGAGGTGCTCTCGACCCTCAAGGCCCACGAGCTCCCCTTCCTGATGGGCGAGGGGCTGTACGCCGAGGCCGAGGGGCTCGACGCCCAGGAGGCGATCGCCAAGGCCCTGCGGCACGGCCACCTGGCGCTGGGCTTCATCGGCCTGGCCGAGGCCCTCAAGGTGCTCGAGGGCGCGCACCACGGCGAGTCGGCGGCCGCCCAGGATCGCGGGCTCGGTGTCGTGTCGCTCTTGCGCAGGCTGGTCGACGAGGCGAGCGAGGAGCTCGACCTCAACGTGGTGCTGTACGCGCAGCAGGCGGAAAGGACCGCCGGCCGCTTCCCCATGCTGGACCAGGGGGACTTCGGTCGCGTCGCGGGGGTGACGGACAAGGGCTACTACACCAGCGCCTTCTCGCTGCCGGCGGATTGCGCCGTGAGCGCCGCGAACAAGATCGCGCTCGAGGCCCCGTACCACGCCCTGTGCAACGGCGGGCACCTGACCTCGATCGCGTTCGATGCCCCGGTCCAGGACGCAAGCGCCCTGGGCGCGCTCGTCGCCAGGATGAACGAGGCGGGCCTCGGGCACGGCGCCGTCAGCTTCCCGGTGGACCACTGCGCGAGCTGCGGCCACTCGGGGGTCATCCCCGCGGACTGCCCCGAGTGCCGGGCCGCGAGCGGCACGATCCGGCGCGTGCGGCGCGTGGCGGGCTACCTGGAATCGCTGGATCGGGTCCATCCGGGCAAGCTCGCCGAGCTCGCGGTGCTGGCCACGCATTGTGACGGATCCCTTTGA
- a CDS encoding NHLP bacteriocin system secretion protein, translating to MSTAPLKPPASRVRGDLSDAERLDDLLEVVSPKGWIAVACLAVVTALIILWAVFGTIPVTVTGPGLLTRPHKVVGIQALGSGKLKELRLEPGSLVASGDVVATLELPELSRQLSEQEAKLALLDAQSAQTLDLQASQNTQEARAIAEQERNLQRLIAQARALDATLRARFEDRRHLYRQRALSVDAMIDAEQSYRANHDKIPEWESQLRQLGLRRNQMARQYAELRTARGLQRRDLEAAIAVLKEQAANQGTIQSRCTGRVLEVSAMVGQVITPGTRLATVAVEDADQPMVALLYFPISDGKKVLAGQIAQTTPDTVKRDRYGGIVGRVLTVSPFPVTRQAMASTLGSDDLAGALSNGTPRIEVAVRLDPDPSTRSGYHWSASEGPPIPQTPGTTVTTRVTVETLSPLQLAISLMRQASAIY from the coding sequence ATGTCCACCGCCCCACTCAAACCTCCCGCCTCGCGCGTACGCGGCGACCTTTCCGACGCGGAAAGGCTCGACGATCTGCTGGAGGTGGTGAGCCCCAAGGGCTGGATCGCGGTGGCCTGTCTTGCGGTCGTCACCGCGCTGATCATCCTGTGGGCCGTCTTCGGGACCATCCCCGTCACCGTGACCGGGCCGGGCCTCCTGACGCGACCCCACAAGGTCGTGGGGATCCAGGCCCTCGGCTCGGGCAAGCTCAAGGAGCTCCGGCTGGAGCCCGGGAGCCTGGTCGCGAGCGGCGACGTGGTCGCGACCCTCGAGCTGCCCGAGTTGAGCCGACAGCTCTCGGAGCAGGAAGCGAAGCTCGCCCTGCTCGATGCCCAGAGCGCGCAGACCCTCGACCTCCAGGCAAGCCAGAACACCCAGGAGGCGCGCGCCATCGCCGAGCAGGAGCGAAATCTACAGCGATTGATCGCGCAGGCCCGCGCCCTCGACGCGACGCTCAGGGCGCGCTTCGAGGACCGCCGGCACCTCTATCGCCAGCGCGCCCTGAGCGTCGACGCCATGATCGACGCCGAGCAGAGCTATCGTGCCAACCACGACAAGATCCCGGAGTGGGAGTCCCAGCTGCGGCAGCTGGGACTGCGCCGCAACCAGATGGCCAGGCAGTACGCGGAGCTGCGGACCGCCCGGGGCCTCCAGCGGCGCGATCTGGAGGCTGCGATCGCCGTGCTGAAGGAGCAGGCAGCGAACCAGGGCACGATCCAAAGCCGCTGCACGGGGCGCGTGCTCGAGGTCTCGGCCATGGTTGGCCAGGTGATCACGCCGGGCACGCGCCTTGCCACGGTGGCCGTCGAGGACGCGGACCAGCCCATGGTCGCCCTGCTCTACTTCCCGATCAGCGACGGCAAGAAGGTCCTAGCCGGCCAGATCGCCCAGACCACCCCCGACACCGTCAAGCGAGACCGCTACGGGGGGATCGTCGGCCGGGTGCTCACGGTTTCCCCTTTTCCCGTCACCAGGCAGGCCATGGCCAGCACCCTCGGCAGCGACGACCTGGCCGGAGCCCTCTCGAACGGGACGCCCCGGATCGAGGTCGCGGTCCGACTCGACCCGGACCCCTCGACGCGCAGCGGCTATCACTGGTCGGCCTCCGAGGGGCCGCCGATCCCCCAGACCCCCGGCACCACCGTCACGACCCGCGTGACGGTCGAGACCCTCTCCCCGCTGCAGCTCGCCATCTCGCTGATGAGACAGGCCAGTGCGATCTACTAG